The Montipora foliosa isolate CH-2021 chromosome 1, ASM3666993v2, whole genome shotgun sequence genome has a window encoding:
- the LOC137968803 gene encoding uncharacterized protein, whose amino-acid sequence MSYSSLAVMSLATANRLTWLPPGSFKSASASCSTNCLFTKKQSKSMNQREIAIFLAFYFYLLNVSVANDAQRVTLLSCIVQIRALQAQVLMLNQRQRRRRGPLFPRFWALPRPDQSWFEIHYFDASIPGDYFRKELHLNRDTFTALLNLIRPRLTRQNTYLRDCVTAEKTLALGRYRLAHGNSYVTIGPNLNVGKTTVIEAMQDDVDALCDLKNEYIRFPSTNIDVLTTRQTFEGLTDLPNVVGAIDGTHIKIKTPTENGTGYFSRLQQQDVVVQAVADGEKRFLDVAAGFPESMHDSRVLRNSSLYRRIRNNELLLGPAVKVGGREIKPLLMGDSAYPLSAWLLKPFHEGTNNPEENKFNKELSRAWVSVECAFGILKGRWRILQKRLDSDIAFTNQIIIACCVLHNFCIEAGDLWDEDSDESEDDFPVRDGNADGADLRDLLKEYLWHL is encoded by the coding sequence ATGTCGTATTCCTCCTTAGCTGTTATGTCTTTGGCAACAGCAAACAGACTAACATGGCTTCCACCAGGCTCTTTCAAAAGCGCTTCTGCAAGCTGCTCCACAAATTGTTTGTTCACGAAGAAGCAATCGAAATCAATGAATCAACGAGAAATTGCCATCTTTCTGGCTTTCTATTTCTACCTTTTAAACGTGAGTGTAGCTAACGATGCACAAAGAGTCACCCTCCTTTCTTGTATTGTACAAATAAGAGCACTTCAGGCACAAGTTTTGATGCTAAACCAACGGCAAAGAAGACGTCGTGGCCCTCTCTTTCCCCGATTTTGGGCTTTGCCAAGACCTGACCAGTCGTGGTTTGAAATACATTATTTTGATGCATCAATTCCTGGTGATTATTTCAGGAAAGAGCTTCACTTAAACAGAGATACATTCACAGCGCTTCTAAATTTAATCCGTCCACGGCTTACAAGACAAAATACTTACTTGCGTGACTGTGTGACAGCGGAAAAGACTTTGGCATTGGGACGGTACCGCTTGGCTCATGGAAACTCTTATGTTACGATAGGTCCAAACTTAAATGTCGGTAAAACCACCGTCATTGAGGCTATGCAAGATGATGTTGACGCATTGTGTGATTTAAAAAATGAATACATCAGATTTCCATCAACCAACATAGACGTACTGACCACCCGACAAACGTTTGAAGGTTTAACTGATCTCCCAAATGTGGTAGGAGCTATTGATGGAAcacacataaaaataaaaactccCACAGAAAACGGGACAGGTTATTTCAGCCGCCTGCAGCAACAAGATGTAGTGGTCCAAGCTGTGGCCGACGGAGAAAAACGTTTCTTGGACGTTGCTGCTGGTTTTCCAGAGAGCATGCACGATTCAAGAGTATTGAGAAACAGCTCATTGTATCGCCGAATAAGAAACAATGAACTTCTTCTCGGGCCGGCTGTAAAAGTTGGAGGGAGGGAAATAAAACCCCTTTTAATGGGAGACAGTGCCTATCCACTCTCCGCATGGTTGCTAAAGCCATTTCACGAGGGAACGAATAACCctgaagaaaacaaattcaacaaagaACTTTCACGAGCTTGGGTATCAGTGGAGTGTGCATTCGGCATACTGAAAGGGCGTTGGAGAATTCTCCAGAAACGACTAGATAGCGATATAGCTTTTACCAATCAGATTATCATTGCATGTTGCGTTCTACACAATTTTTGCATTGAGGCTGGTGATTTGTGGGATGAAGATAGTGAtgaaagtgaagatgattttcctGTTAGAGATGGCAATGCTGATGGTGCAGACCTGAGAGACCTTTTAAAGGAATATTTGTGGCATTTGTAA